The Desulfonispora thiosulfatigenes DSM 11270 genome segment ATTGGAGTACATGGACCTGGAAAGTTAATCGTTGTAGTAATCGATCAGTAGGGAGTGATTAGAAATGGCAAAAAATAAACCTTTTAAAGATAAAATAAATAAAGCTTTAAATAACCCAGACTTACGTAGGGCGCTTTATAATTTTGGGAATGACTATCCAAAATCACGAGAAAAGGCTTATGGTGATATTGATTTTGAAGAGTTAAGAAAAGAAGTTGCTACTATAAAAGCAAATGCGGCCAATGATTTTGAAAATTTAGCTAATCAATTTGAGACTAAAATAAAAGAACGTGGAGCTAATGTTCATAGGGCTAAAAATGGACAAGATGTTGTAGAAATTTTAAAAGGGATTGCTGACCAAAGAAATGCAAAGATATGTGTAAAATCCAAATCAATGGCAACTGAAGAAATAGAATTAAACCATCATATGGCACAGTATATGGAAATGGTAGAGACGGATTTAGGCGAATGGATTTTACAACAAGTAGGTGAAAAACCATCGCATATGGTAATGCCAGCTATCCATTTGACTAAGGAAAGATGTGCTGAAATTTTTTCAGATGCTTTAGGACAAAAGGTAGAACCTGACATCAAAAATATGGTTAGATTAGCCAGAGAAGAATTAAGGGGTAAATTTCTCCAAGCTGATATAGGTGTATCTGGATGTAATATTGCTGTTGCTGAAACAGGTACCATGTGTTTATTTACTAATGAAGGTAATGCTCGTTTAACTGCTACTTTACCTCCAGTTCATGTAGTTATTTTTGGATATGAAAAATTAATTCATAATTTCAAGGATGTAGCACCTATTGCAAAAGCCCTGCCAAAAAGTGCTACCGGACAAACTTTAACAGCTTATTTAACTATGATTTCAGGCCCAACTCAAACTTTAAAGGATAAGGTAGGACCAGAGGTCGTTCCAAAAGAGCTACATGTTATTTTCTTAGATAACGGAAGAAAAGAATTTCTAACTGATCCTGATTTTAAGGAAATGGGTCAATGTATACGCTGTGGATCTTGTATTAATGTTTGTCCTGTTTATCAATTATTAAGTGGTCATGTTTATGGCCATATTTATCCAGGTGGAATAGGTTCTTTATTAACCGCGTTTATGGATGGTAATACAGTTGCTTCTCAGCCACAAGAATTATGCATAGGTTGTGGTAAGTGTAAAGAAGTTTGCCCAGGACAAATTCCTATTCCTAATTTAATGCTAGAAATGCGTGATCGAATTAGAAAAGACGTTAAGTTACCTTTACTTCCTAATACGATTGTAGGTGGAGTATTACCTAGGAAAAATATTCTCGATTTTGGATTGCGAGGGGCTTCTTGGGGAAGTGCAATCTTTGCAAAAGATGGTATTGAGGGAAGTAAATATATTAGGAAGTTACCTTTCCAATTTGGTGCTTTAACTGATTGGCGTAGTTTACCTACAATTAAAGCTAAACCTTTTAGAGATAGAATTAAAAAGATTAATCAAGATGTGCCAAATAAAAAAGGTAAAATTGCCTTTTTCGGAGGCTGTGTTATAGATTATGCTTATCCAGAAATAGGGGAATCTGTTGTTAGTGTGTTGAATAAAGAAGGTTATGAAGTTGTGTACCCAGAGCAAACTTGTTGTGGGATACCTGCTTACTTTATGGGTAGAAAAGATGTTACAGCTCTTAATATAAAAAGTAATATCGATAATTTTGCTAAAGAAGAGTTTGATTATATTGTTAGTGCTTGTCCTACTTGTACTTTAGCGCTTAAAAAAGAATGGAGTCATTTATTTAAAGACTCGCCAGAATATAAGGCGAAAGCTGATTTCGTATCAGAAAAAACATATGACCTTGTAAAACTCGTTTATGACTTACATGAAGGTAAAGGGGAAAATGTTCAAAGAGAGGGAAATGGCAAAAAGGATGTAACAGTAACTTATCATGATTCTTGTCATTTAAATAGAGAGCTAGGAGTAAAAGAAGAACCACGTAAAGTCCTAAAATCTATTAATAATATTAAATTTGTAGAAATGAATGAAGCTGATCGTTGCTGTGGTTTTGGGGGATCGTTCAATATGAAATTCCCTATGGTAGCCACAGAAATATTAAAGCGTAAATTAGATAATGCCGAGGAGAGTAAGGCAGAATTTATTGTTACTGACTGTCCAGGATGTATGATGCAGTTAAGAGGCGGACTAGATAATAGACATAATGCTAATGTTAGGGTACGTCATACTGCTGAAATCTTAGATAAAAAATATTGATTTAAAAAAGTCTATCCAATCGGATAGATTTTTTTTATGGTTATTTTTCTATACTTATAGAATAAAAAAAGTATATACTTATAGTTACATATCAGAATTTTAAGAAACTTTGGACAGAAAGGTGATGTTTTAATGAAAAGCTATTTTAAAGCTCCTAAGGTATCGGGGGCAGTGATAAAGAGATTACCTATGTATTATCGCTTTTTATTTTCTTTATACAATAATCATGTAGAAAGAATATCATCTCGGGAATTAAGTCATATGATGGGTATTACATCTTCTCAATTAAGGCAAGACTTAAGTCATTTTGGTGAATTTGGTCAACAGGGATATGGTTATCGCGTAGACGAATTATTAAAAATAATCTCTGATATCTTAGGGATTACTAATCATTACACAGGTGTCATAATAGGAGCAGGTAATATAGGGAGAGCAATCTTAACTTATCCAGGATTTATCCAAAGAGGATTTATGGTAATGGGTATTTTTGATAACGATCCTAAAAAGATTGGTCAAACAGCTAGAGATTTATATATAAAACCTATGGATGAATTACCACAGTTTTTACAAGAAGAACATATTGATATTGGGATTATCGTAACCCCAGCAAAATCTGCACAAATAGCAGCAGATGTTTTGGTGGAAAATGGGGTGAAGGGTATTTGGAACTTTGCTCCAACTGATTTAAAAATAGCGGATAATGTAATAGTAGAAAACATGTATTTAGGAGATAGTTTATTGGAATTATTCTATAAAATAAAGGAAAGGTCTGAGTCTGAATAAAGAGACTAGGCCTTTTTGGTTAGTTTTTAAAATTCATACTATAGCTTATATTTGGATAATAAAAAAAACTTTATTGCTTTATACCTGACTCTGTTATACAATAAGTGAAATAATAAAGTGTGTTAGATATCAGAGGGGTGATAAAATGCAAGGAGCAAATTGTTGTATGGAAGATGTCCTAATTCTTGGTGAATTAGAAAAAATAAAAACAGTATCGGATCCATTAAGAGTAAAAGTATTAAAAATACTTATCCAAAAAGAAGCTACTGTAAAGCAAATTGCTGATTCCCTAAATCAGTCTTCTGCTAAAATGCATTATCATGTTAAGGAGCTAGAAAAACAAAATTTAATAAAATTAGTGAAGACTATTGAAAAGGGTGGCATTTTAGAGAAATATTATCGTGCTGTTGCAAAGAATTTCCGCATTGCCTTTGATATAAGTTAATTTGATTATTTTACGATAAATAGTCTAAAAATTCATAATATAATTGACAAGTCGGACAATTTGTTTGAATTTTACAGCTCAGAAGTTTTATGTCGAAATTTTAGTTAGTTTATGGCAAGGTTTATTTTAAGACAAAACAAATAAAGGGAACATTATAAGTAAATTAAGAATGAATAATTTCTTTAGTAAACTGAACAAAGGACACGAAGAGATTAGTGTCCTTTGTCAGAAATGCTATACTCAGTTCCTTATATTTTTTATATTTTATCATATTGTTTTTTGGGTATCCTTAAATCCTTCACCCAAAGCTTCATAAACTTCACTCACAATGACAAATGCTCCTGGGTCTATTTCTTTAACTAATTTTTTTAAACGAAAGATTTGCCATTTACCCACGACACAAAGTAGTAAATCATTTTTAGTTCCGGTAAAGCCACCTTGTCCTTCGATATAGGTAATTCCTCTATGTAACTCTGTTTTAATTTTTTCGCCAATTGATTCATTTTTAGAAGAAAATATCAAAACTTGATTTGCCGAATCAATTCCTTCAAGAATATAATCAGTTATTTTACTAAAGACAAAGATAATTACTAGAGAATACAATGTTACAGTTAAACCAAAGAAAAATCCAACGGCACTTAAAACTATAAAATCAAAAATTAAATAAAAACGACCCATTTTTAGACCAAAAAACTTATTAAAGACCCGTCCAATGATATCCGAACCACCTGTAGTTCCTCCGTAACGGAGCACAAGTCCTATACCTGTTCCAGTTAGCACCCCACCAAATAAAGCTGCTAGTAATAAATCATCTACAATCAAGTGACAACCTGAAGTTAATTCTAGATTTAAAGAAGTAAAGACAACTCCTAAAACTGTTTTAGAAATAAACTCCCAACCCCATAACTTCCAAGCTAAGAGCAGTAAAGGTACATTTGCCCAAAAAATAAAACTACTTAAAGACCAGCCAAGCTTGTAATGACAAATCAGAGCAATCCCTGTAAAACCACCCTCGGCAAGATTGTTAGCTATAATAAAATAGTTAACCCCAAAGGCAAAAATCAAAGTTCCAATATAGATTATTAAAATATCACGAATTTGCTGTTTCCAGATTTCACTCACCTCACTTAAATTTAGTATTTCCTATACTTCTCATATTATCACAAATAATTGTTAAATTTAGGGTTAAAATACTTTTAATTATTAAGAAAAATTAATATCTTGACTATTCTGATTTTTATACATATACTTAAATGAAATATTAAAAGACTGTGAAAGAGAAAAGTAATTTTAATAAAAGCTTACAGAGAGCTAGGGAGGCTGGGATCCTAGTAGCTAAGTATTAAAATGAAGTTCCCTCTGGAGTCGTCCACTGAATTTATAGTAAGTGAGACCGGAATCTCTCGCCGTTATTAGGGAGAAGATATAAAAATTAGTCATTCTAATTATGTATCTTTTAAAGTGGGTTATTTATTAAC includes the following:
- the ldhH gene encoding L-lactate dehydrogenase (quinone) large subunit LdhH, whose protein sequence is MAKNKPFKDKINKALNNPDLRRALYNFGNDYPKSREKAYGDIDFEELRKEVATIKANAANDFENLANQFETKIKERGANVHRAKNGQDVVEILKGIADQRNAKICVKSKSMATEEIELNHHMAQYMEMVETDLGEWILQQVGEKPSHMVMPAIHLTKERCAEIFSDALGQKVEPDIKNMVRLAREELRGKFLQADIGVSGCNIAVAETGTMCLFTNEGNARLTATLPPVHVVIFGYEKLIHNFKDVAPIAKALPKSATGQTLTAYLTMISGPTQTLKDKVGPEVVPKELHVIFLDNGRKEFLTDPDFKEMGQCIRCGSCINVCPVYQLLSGHVYGHIYPGGIGSLLTAFMDGNTVASQPQELCIGCGKCKEVCPGQIPIPNLMLEMRDRIRKDVKLPLLPNTIVGGVLPRKNILDFGLRGASWGSAIFAKDGIEGSKYIRKLPFQFGALTDWRSLPTIKAKPFRDRIKKINQDVPNKKGKIAFFGGCVIDYAYPEIGESVVSVLNKEGYEVVYPEQTCCGIPAYFMGRKDVTALNIKSNIDNFAKEEFDYIVSACPTCTLALKKEWSHLFKDSPEYKAKADFVSEKTYDLVKLVYDLHEGKGENVQREGNGKKDVTVTYHDSCHLNRELGVKEEPRKVLKSINNIKFVEMNEADRCCGFGGSFNMKFPMVATEILKRKLDNAEESKAEFIVTDCPGCMMQLRGGLDNRHNANVRVRHTAEILDKKY
- a CDS encoding redox-sensing transcriptional repressor Rex, with the protein product MKSYFKAPKVSGAVIKRLPMYYRFLFSLYNNHVERISSRELSHMMGITSSQLRQDLSHFGEFGQQGYGYRVDELLKIISDILGITNHYTGVIIGAGNIGRAILTYPGFIQRGFMVMGIFDNDPKKIGQTARDLYIKPMDELPQFLQEEHIDIGIIVTPAKSAQIAADVLVENGVKGIWNFAPTDLKIADNVIVENMYLGDSLLELFYKIKERSESE
- a CDS encoding ArsR/SmtB family transcription factor; its protein translation is MQGANCCMEDVLILGELEKIKTVSDPLRVKVLKILIQKEATVKQIADSLNQSSAKMHYHVKELEKQNLIKLVKTIEKGGILEKYYRAVAKNFRIAFDIS
- a CDS encoding YitT family protein; translation: MSEIWKQQIRDILIIYIGTLIFAFGVNYFIIANNLAEGGFTGIALICHYKLGWSLSSFIFWANVPLLLLAWKLWGWEFISKTVLGVVFTSLNLELTSGCHLIVDDLLLAALFGGVLTGTGIGLVLRYGGTTGGSDIIGRVFNKFFGLKMGRFYLIFDFIVLSAVGFFFGLTVTLYSLVIIFVFSKITDYILEGIDSANQVLIFSSKNESIGEKIKTELHRGITYIEGQGGFTGTKNDLLLCVVGKWQIFRLKKLVKEIDPGAFVIVSEVYEALGEGFKDTQKTI